The stretch of DNA ATGTACCTATTACCTCCTCCTCGAactccttctttcttttcttcctttcagATTTTGCTTGGTTTCcaagagagcagagagagatCTTTTGGGTGGTGTGTGTGATTGTCCAGCTATATTTCCATACATATTTCTCAAACGGATACCAAAAGAAGCTCCCTCCTACTTTCTGTGCAGTGCAGATACAGCTTAGTGGTGAATCCAGCCACCTATTAATTTGTTTCCTTCTTGCTTTTGCTTGAGTTCCTCTATAGACTTTATTGCCTTGTTAAGAGGCATATTTATTAGTCCCCTCTGTGATTTTCCTCGGTGGGAAAATCTTTCTCCCTCTGTTCTcctatctttctctctttcttgatGGGCTTCGAGATTTAAACAGTATTTTTTCGACGCTTTTTGTTTCAAATCCACCCTTTTAATGTCTTTGCGGCAGGTTTCTCAATCACAATTGTCCCTAATCTTCTTGTTCACAGCTCTTTCGCTTTCTTTGAcatctttatcttctttttctttgaaaagaatctcGTAGGAGAGACAACTAATACTGAGAGGAAGGAAAAGCATGGACCAAGACCAAGGTATCCTATGCCCAATCAAATTCACAGAGCACCGAAACGTTACCAAAAAGCTCACAAAGCCGAGACATGTAGTATCTGATGGCCACCGGAAACGACAAGCTGTAGACCCAAATGCCCCGAGAGTCGTTCGTATTTCGGTGACCGACCCCAACGCCACGGACTCGTCCAGTGACGAGGAGGACGAATTAGTGTTCTTCTTCGGCCGGCAACGTGTGAAGCGGTACGTCAACGAGATCAACATCGAGTGCGGCTGCAAAACCAACGCCATTTCGAAAGCACGAAAACGACCCGCCGGAGGGTCACCGACCTGCCGGGGGCCACAGAAAATAGCTCCGACGAAGGGTAGGAAGTTTCGAGGTGTACGACAACGGCCTTGGGGTAAATGGGCGGCCGAGATTCGGGATCCCGTGAGACGTGTGCGGCTATGGTTGGGGACTTACGACACTGCCGAGGAGGCTGCCATGGTTTACGATAACGCGGCTATTAAGCTTCGAGGCCCGGACGCTTCAACCAACTTTGTCACTCCACCGCCACCGAAAGAAATGCCCGAAGTAAATGTGCCTTCTGTCTCGTGCGATGATTCGAGCGACGAGTCTCTAAGTCACAGTCATAGTCTCTCTTCTCCGACGTCTGTTCTTCATCGTTACATAGCTCATTCATGTAGTGAAGAAGTCCAACccacaaaacaagaaaaagaacaagaaccagagcagcagcagcaacaagaATCGATTAAGAAACCAGTGGGAAAGTGTAAACGAGAAAAACTAGATGGGGAGGAAGTGTTTCGAGAATGTCAAGCCGAGATGAGTCTCTCTGATAACCAGGGTATCGCCGATTATCTACAACTCGAGTTTCCGTCGTGCTACGAAGATCTCTTTAACTACTCCGAGCCGTCGCTTCTTTTCGAAGACCCGATGCCGAGAGATATCCCGATGGACGATTTCGGTCTCTTGTTCGGTGATAACAGAAACGAAAGTTCCGGGTCCTCATCAATGGTGAACCCGAACCAAGGAGACGATTATTTCCAAGAC from Juglans microcarpa x Juglans regia isolate MS1-56 chromosome 3S, Jm3101_v1.0, whole genome shotgun sequence encodes:
- the LOC121258002 gene encoding ethylene-responsive transcription factor CRF4-like, whose product is MDQDQGILCPIKFTEHRNVTKKLTKPRHVVSDGHRKRQAVDPNAPRVVRISVTDPNATDSSSDEEDELVFFFGRQRVKRYVNEINIECGCKTNAISKARKRPAGGSPTCRGPQKIAPTKGRKFRGVRQRPWGKWAAEIRDPVRRVRLWLGTYDTAEEAAMVYDNAAIKLRGPDASTNFVTPPPPKEMPEVNVPSVSCDDSSDESLSHSHSLSSPTSVLHRYIAHSCSEEVQPTKQEKEQEPEQQQQQESIKKPVGKCKREKLDGEEVFRECQAEMSLSDNQGIADYLQLEFPSCYEDLFNYSEPSLLFEDPMPRDIPMDDFGLLFGDNRNESSGSSSMVNPNQGDDYFQDILLSSDPLVVL